In the Campylobacter concisus ATCC 51562 genome, one interval contains:
- the murA gene encoding UDP-N-acetylglucosamine 1-carboxyvinyltransferase: MMHYLKIKGNTKLSGEVKISGAKNAALPIIALTLLAKKSVNLTNIPNVADIKTLCQLLTNLGAKCEFKDKNSLSIDTSSVSSTTANYDIVRKMRASILTLGPLLARFGHCEVSLPGGCAIGQRPIDLHLNALEKMGANIEIKQGYVVATAPNGLKGAKIVFDKITVTGSENIIMAAALAHGTTELFNVALEPEVVQICEILAKSGVKIEGIGTSELKITGSGQKLLEICDIEVIPDRIEAGTYLCAGAITNSKISVTKANAAHMTAILNKFEEMGFGIEIDGDKITILPAKEIKPVEIRTTEYPGFPTDMQAQFMALCLAANGVSTIDERLFENRFMHVSELARMGADIKLNGHIASVYAPAKLNAADVMATDLRASSALILAALIANGESLVHRIYHLDRGYENLEEKFQGLGANITRLEE; encoded by the coding sequence ATGATGCACTATTTAAAGATAAAAGGAAATACCAAACTAAGTGGCGAAGTAAAAATAAGCGGTGCTAAAAATGCTGCTCTACCGATCATCGCCCTAACCTTACTCGCAAAAAAAAGTGTAAATTTAACAAATATCCCAAATGTCGCTGATATAAAAACGCTTTGCCAACTGCTAACTAACCTAGGAGCAAAGTGCGAATTTAAAGACAAAAACTCACTAAGCATAGATACAAGCAGTGTAAGCTCAACTACTGCAAATTATGACATCGTTAGAAAGATGAGAGCATCGATCTTAACGCTCGGACCGCTTCTTGCACGTTTTGGCCACTGCGAAGTGAGCCTACCTGGAGGATGTGCGATCGGACAAAGACCTATTGATCTGCATCTAAATGCACTCGAAAAAATGGGAGCAAATATCGAAATAAAGCAAGGCTACGTCGTTGCAACAGCACCAAATGGACTAAAAGGCGCAAAGATCGTTTTTGATAAGATCACCGTAACTGGCAGCGAAAATATCATCATGGCTGCAGCTCTAGCTCACGGCACGACAGAGCTTTTTAACGTAGCGCTTGAGCCTGAAGTGGTGCAAATTTGTGAAATTTTGGCTAAGAGTGGCGTTAAAATAGAAGGCATCGGCACAAGTGAACTAAAGATAACTGGAAGCGGCCAAAAATTGCTTGAAATTTGCGATATCGAGGTCATCCCTGATAGGATTGAGGCTGGTACATACCTTTGTGCTGGAGCTATAACAAATAGCAAAATTTCAGTCACAAAGGCAAATGCAGCCCATATGACGGCTATTTTAAATAAATTTGAAGAGATGGGTTTTGGTATAGAGATAGATGGCGACAAGATCACGATATTGCCAGCAAAAGAGATAAAACCAGTAGAGATAAGAACCACTGAGTATCCGGGCTTTCCAACAGATATGCAAGCTCAATTTATGGCGCTTTGCCTTGCGGCAAATGGTGTTAGCACGATAGATGAGAGACTTTTTGAAAACCGCTTTATGCACGTTAGCGAGCTTGCTAGAATGGGAGCAGATATTAAATTAAATGGGCATATTGCAAGCGTTTATGCACCAGCCAAGCTAAATGCAGCCGATGTGATGGCGACAGATCTTAGAGCTAGCTCAGCGCTGATACTAGCTGCTCTTATAGCAAATGGCGAAAGCTTGGTACATAGAATTTATCACCTTGATAGAGGATATGAAAATTTAGAAGAGAAATTTCAAGGCCTTGGTGCAAATATTACTAGGCTTGAGGAGTAA
- a CDS encoding molybdopterin molybdotransferase MoeA: MLLNDALDALKSKFKLKTDSEILPISMALGKTLANDVVAVKDLPCFDNSALDGFAVKFEDKDKPYKIVASAFAGDKEQLSIGKNECVKIMTGAKMPKGADTIIKIEDCVVDGNFIKAPNNLKKGDGYRFKGEEVKIGEILLKSGEVLNTRGIMILAAQGISFINVKKQPSVAVYSSGNEIIEPWQRASEDEIYNANAFGIAALLSSIGQDSSYLGIIKDELSAVKQAFLNATNYDIVICSGGASAGEADFMKIALSELGYNEIFSHIDIRPGKPCKAYEKDGKLIFVLPGNPMAAYVCMMMLVLPLLKEDCFVIQNAINAQNLKVKSGRINAIFGNIENDKFIATNGGKYGSGMIDHILKSTFMFLTSPDQSEILQNSEISLIKLP, encoded by the coding sequence ATGCTACTAAATGATGCATTAGATGCGCTTAAATCTAAATTCAAATTAAAAACAGATAGTGAAATTTTACCTATCAGCATGGCTCTTGGTAAAACATTGGCAAATGATGTAGTGGCGGTAAAAGACTTGCCATGTTTTGATAACTCTGCGCTTGATGGCTTTGCTGTGAAATTTGAAGATAAAGACAAGCCATATAAAATAGTTGCAAGTGCCTTTGCAGGCGATAAAGAGCAGCTAAGCATCGGCAAAAATGAGTGCGTTAAGATAATGACTGGCGCGAAGATGCCAAAGGGTGCTGATACTATCATAAAGATTGAAGACTGCGTAGTTGATGGAAATTTTATAAAAGCACCAAATAATCTTAAAAAAGGTGATGGGTATCGCTTTAAAGGCGAAGAGGTAAAGATTGGTGAAATTTTATTAAAAAGTGGCGAGGTTTTAAACACTAGAGGCATAATGATACTAGCAGCACAGGGCATAAGTTTTATAAATGTTAAAAAACAGCCTAGTGTTGCAGTTTACTCAAGCGGAAACGAGATCATCGAGCCTTGGCAAAGAGCGAGCGAGGATGAAATTTACAATGCAAATGCCTTTGGCATCGCTGCACTTTTAAGTTCTATTGGGCAAGATAGCTCATATCTTGGCATCATAAAAGATGAGCTAAGTGCTGTCAAACAGGCATTTCTAAATGCCACAAACTACGACATAGTTATCTGTTCTGGCGGAGCAAGCGCTGGTGAGGCTGACTTTATGAAAATAGCTCTAAGCGAGCTTGGATACAATGAAATTTTTTCACATATTGATATAAGACCTGGCAAACCTTGCAAGGCTTATGAAAAAGATGGCAAACTTATTTTTGTCCTTCCTGGAAATCCAATGGCAGCTTATGTTTGCATGATGATGCTTGTTTTGCCTCTTTTAAAAGAGGATTGCTTTGTGATACAAAATGCTATAAATGCGCAAAATTTAAAGGTAAAATCAGGCAGGATCAATGCCATTTTTGGAAATATTGAAAATGATAAATTTATAGCAACAAATGGTGGAAAATACGGCTCTGGCATGATAGATCATATTTTAAAAAGTACTTTTATGTTTTTAACTAGCCCAGATCAAAGCGAAATTTTACAAAATAGTGAAATTTCTCTTATAAAACTTCCATAA